The Lathyrus oleraceus cultivar Zhongwan6 chromosome 5, CAAS_Psat_ZW6_1.0, whole genome shotgun sequence genome includes the window acctttgctccattgccaactcgtaggtcgacttcaccttttgccaaatctctactcctttttagtccctgcacattggtacaactgtgagaaccgcatccagtatctaatacccatgatgcagaagtagataaattaatttcaataacaaaaatacctgaagttgaagtctctactccatttTTCTTATCTTCCAGATACTTTGggtagtttctcttccagtgtccggtcttaccgcaatggaagcaggtgccttcttttgctatgcctccaataggctttaaagcagcaacggtgggtttgggtttggcaatttccttgcctttccctttatcaccctgcttggtgggccttttgttctgtctctttccatttccgatcatcagaatggacttcccttttgacttcagattttgctcagcagttcttaacatggcgagcagttcaggaagagatttgtccatatcattcatattgaaatttaggacaaattgactgaatctatctggcaacgattgcaagatcaaatcagtcgcaagttcctttccgaggggaaaacctaatctctcaaggttctccacatacccaatcatcttgagcacatggggacctacaggggctccctcagctaacttgccttgaaaaagggcttttgaaacttcaaacctctcatgccttgcttgctcttgataaagcatcttcaggcgttcgatcatatcgaatgctgccatgttctcatgttgcttttgcaattctgagttcatggtagctagcatgagacaagcagtttcattggcatcatcgacatgcttcttataagcatctctttctgccttaggtgcagaactaggaggttcctcttcaggaacaggtttctccaagacatacagctttttatcatgtttgaggacaatcctcaggtttcggtgccaatccagaaaatttgtcccaaacaatttttctttgtcaaggattgatcgcaaggtgttgttagaggtgtttgttgtcatagtaatctacataagaattaatgaaaatataagtatcattgacatatttaattaggcctttaattaaatatgctcccactattttactcaaaacaaatgaccctcatcatttgattcggaaaatcccgttggaagattttctagtgggtcgagatccatatttcacttcgttctaagtccgcgtaggcggattacacaaaactaggttatttaggtaggaactccttccaattgtatctaatacaactctcgaatattttagttgggtgaataattccttattctaatccatcacatggatcatttccaactcttgcttctaaacatatataatcttattataatttgtttagttaagtttgacccattattttaacaattggatattacaattatcccatcgcaccttactaatataaaacatgcacctcgcgtaggtgaaacctacattatccgatactagtcttgatgagtgttaaaacttggaaagcataaacttaatatttaatttgagggaatttgcaattattctgatctcaccggcttatttatcatataaatcgtctctcacatgcatcaacatacattcacatgcatcaacatacatatataatgaaacagttatggcccctagcgcaattgttctcccaagccaatgagagaacctaagctaacctaataacggtttaagcttctccaagcaagatcttcaaggttgtcctcctttggcactgacttctttgctttcttcataacattacattacataaagaaactcgttttacatacgagggagtgagatgagaaaagaagttacattgagagattaaaagagaggcacgacacacaggtcgtattttaaacccaaaataaaataaaggaaaactaaggccataaccgatcaccacaagacaataataaacacattattattattatcaattttaattcttttaatcaattaaaaccaaattaaatctcgacgaccgatcacattatgcagagttagccgaacgggtgaattttgccttgcattaaccggttaaccatatgcgttaaccggttaacactgtttgaaaatctgttcataattggtattctgttttgcgttaaccggttaactaaatacgttaactggttaacactgttgaaaactGTTAGGAAGTTGcattccgtcttgcgttaaccggttaaccatatgcgttaaccggttaacactgtttgaaaatcttttagaaaacagtattccgtcttgcgttaaccggttaaccgtatgtgttaaccggttaacactgtacGAAAATTTgttagaacgcacaactcttgtgcattcataaccccaatcgcataactctctgacaacacaacccttgtgccgtcactaaccctgatgcaccaatttcagaccgtcaaacacatctcgattgttgattcagtatgattgatcaacacgtcattgcttcaccatactaatgtcggatcaagaagcaaacgatcattgatcgctcaaaggaaaacaaccattgagtgtttgaatgaacgaaacaagaacactatatcatatataatgtattttgcatcaggattacttatataatatatataacttgatcgatctcaatttaatctttgattcataCTGTCattaatcgtattaatacagaaaataaacagttatcagattcatggtttcgtaagtggctctgataccactgaaggagaatggcgatccaaaatgcagcggaatttaaaattttctcctttaatgatccttatggatgggcatgatcagtgatataatcgttacctcttgtggcaatcacgaacgttgaacgatgacaacacctctacttagtccacacgaatggattccttcaatctcagtgctagctgctacgaatgaaggctttgagtgagagagagagagagagagaaacgaaaatgcaagagtgacaatgcttctacccaagggttctatttatagaaccacttgtgtgggctttaagctaaaagcccacttaagtgtattttggcccatatcttataatatgcccaaaatcacttaagcgtatggtaccttaccatatttcgtattccatttaagtgcaccgtaccctacagtattccttagttactctatctctcatcaatcagtcctttgtgtgtgaccctgtaggttttcgcgacgttggcaattatattaaatcacacatttaacataataaacagtgagcggtatctagcaacacatcactgctacccaagacacgaaaatatcatgtgatctgacaaatccttctgtgataataattatgtgtataattacccttttgcccttatgtctatattgaacacaaggcatagaccgtgtcatccttgtccagttcaatattgggcccatagacatttatcctgttacgcagaatgggcaaattccatctaggtcactcatgtccctcaacatgctttgtggagtacccattaactgtctttatggttatccagttacggacaacgttagatcagcaataaagcagtcgactctacatctagggtccatagtggtttcaggtcgaagagtggtatacaccattatcacaatgagaataacttatgacactttgcataacattctatatagtattctcatagtgggtcaatccagtataaatattactcttaatattcatacctatgtttgagaaTTGATAAATCCTTATCCATGAttcatgagatgtgatcatcagtctataaacataatagtctccatgctttagtgttatcccacttcacaataaagctcgactacggatactttaagaatagtgtcctcatgtttaatgtgctctcatgattaagtcacacttgatacattaaacggactatctattccagggactttattaaacaaacataataaagaagaagccttttattattaataaataattcgatacaagtaccaagaatattggcctctagggcttacaccaacacttaacaccttaaaacacctaataacaacaaaaaccctacaaaaaacatcttggtggactgttggacttgatatgaacttttggacttaggagTACGCAACTTTCCCTATGCTttaaggacttggccaatgccactatctgagacCGAGTCATCCTTGACAATGtctttcatctgatgcaagaccttgagtgCGCTTGATTCATCTGTCACTTTGTCGTTGTGCTTAATTtttatactattattattattattgatgtcTGATGATTGCTTCTGAGTTTaccaaggaatatttcatctgatacatttgaagacatttgaagactgctagctattggagtgcttgcttggatattatggaAATCTTTTTTTGATGCATTGATTTTTATATAattgcttggatattgcttatgcttatTGTCTACTgaaaagtccaaaggaaatgactttctatctgacattcttaTCTTGTGGATTGTATctcattggttagatcttttcaactcttaacttttaaatgtttgtctagggtagcctcttcatcttctcccatttctttaatttcaaaaatctctccctcttttaaaaaaaattcttttcttgtgatttcaaacttagacatgttttaatgattagaaactttggccttatgccattgaatttttaaacttttcTTAAATgaaacttgtgaataaacttaatcatattgacttcaagttcaaaaagacaaaaagaactaacaactccattcaagTCTTTTGGCCATTTTATGcccttttcttttaaaatctttGTTAAAATCcattcaccaacttctttgatatttttaccacgaactacggggttttgatccctcatttttatgttagtacgtaggcataagatcaaaggtcttgtcaaataaaaaaaaatataatcaatgaattatcTTCTTATCCCtccactctatattttatcaaacatcattttcaGCTAAAAACAGttgcacacaaaaaaaggctccctaggagtacctaggacactttggatgctaacaccttccctctgcgtaaccaacccccttacctataatctctgaaattttattagttttgatttgaaaacttcttatctttgggttttgttcgtactttttccttttcctttggaaataataaaagtgtggtggcgactctggttttattgacgtcaagtttgtccatagcttgatggtcatgaatttaccgctacaaagTGTACAATTgagcatggagtatatgtaagaagaagaaataatgaattacttatactatgtctctatgtcaATGACTTTTTGATAACATGAAGTTGTAAGAAGGAGATTAGAGATTCAAACATGACCTtagtgaggagtttgaaatgtcagacttTGGAAATATAtaggcgaaatactcaagagatttgagatgtAAGATTTCAACCCAACTTCGACTTCAGTTGAGCCTAGAATGCAACTATCGAAAGACACAAATGAAGATGGTGTCGATCCAACACAGTATAGAAGACTTATTATATCACTTCGATACCTTTTTCACACAAGACCTGATCTAGCATATAGTGTGGGTATGGTAAGCAGATCCATACAGAAGTCAAATGTATCACACACagcagcgacgaagaggatactaagttatttgaaaggaactctcgactatgggATTTTGTTTCCTacagctgatgaaggaaaagaatgcaagtTAGTGGAttacaccgactcaagttggtgtagtgatgttgaggatagaaaattcacatttggctatgtgtttatgttaggtggtgcaccagttgcttgaAGTTCAAGAAAGAAACCGATAATGGCACTATCGTCATGTGAATAAGAATACTTAGCTGATTCTCTTTGTGCATGTAAAacaacgtggatggtgaatctaGTCAAAGAGATTATAGGGAAGAACCATagagcaattaccatgaagattgACGGCATGTCtgctatcaatctggcgaagaatctgatagtgcatgggtgaagcaagcacatcaaaatgaggttccattatctttgaGAGCAAGTGACAGAAGTGAAGTTGAAGTTGGAACACTAGAGAACTGAGAATCCGATTGCAGATATCATGACGAAAGGAGTGAAGGTCGAAGTGTTCAAGAAGTTAAGGTCTATGATGAAtatagatagcttagacacaCTGAATTAGGTtgtgtgttgaattgtaattcttCGTGTCAAATCTGTATTTTCGATATAGTCTGTTATCGTCGAAATGTTGTGTGTTGAAATTGTGTGAGTGTCGAAGTGTCGAGGAGTTAGCCTCAACATGGATTTGGTTTTAAACTTAATTTTATAATGTTGACAGAATTATTTATTTTTGGACTTTACTTCGGGAGCAAGCAAACAAATTCTATAAATAAGGAGTAACCCCTATTATTGTAAAAAATACTTGAATTTTCCAATTGCAAAAGAATAAAGAATCAGAGTTTGTGAGCAGAGAGGAATTCTGCAAAAATATCATGTTTTTCCTTTTCTCGAAAAACCCTAACTCTTTTCTTCTCAATTCAATCttcttttcttgtttttcatCATATTGTACAGCGATACAATCTTGCAATTAAGattggttgattcactcgagtaAAGAATGAAGAACAAGAAAAAATTTGATCGATGCGATTGAATCTTACTCATCAAGATTGATTCGAAATTAGTCAAAGTCTTGAGTTTAATTCCATCATACTAGACTAAAAATAATATACACCATTTTAGTTTCTATTTACTCAATTGAGTTTCAATTTTAATAACGAGCTATCCTAGTTGATATCATTGTCTATTGTTTAAAAGGAGCGCCTTAGGCGAACAACTCCTTAAGAACAATGTGTCTTCGCACTAGACTTATCTATGTTCACAACTTTGCACACGATTATCATTCATAATTGTTGTGTTTGTGATATGAAGCTGTGGAGAACAATATTTTACAACACAATTGAGGGAATAGTGCGTGAGAAAGAAGAGAGCCCCGAATATAAAGTAGAAACAATAAATTTTTTGAATAAATAACATAAGCAATATTGCAGCAGTATCATCTAATGAAGACTGATAAAATTGATATATCGTGAAAGATATTACATATTTACAAGGCTTGTTTATTCACATAATACTGAAATACAACTAATTATGTTAAGATCTAAAGAAAAATAACTAAGTGGTATAAGATATGCACAATAATGGCTTCTGACTTTTTTCATAACAAGTTGAACATCACTAGTACAAGTAATTCTGAATCCGCGGCTGCCATGACCATTTCAACAGACAATCATCTCCAGCTTGCTTTATATACGGGCTCCGCATGCCTTGTTGGATACAGAACCTTTTTGGATTCGTCTGCCTGAGAGGGAACATAATCTTTCTCTCTAGTTCGAAGATCCTATCAACAAGGATTAGGAGTCAGCAAAAATTCATGGCATTGAGTTACCGACATTAGGACATGGCATTTAGTTTCAAAATTATATGTATGTGTGCATATCTTATGTGCTATCTTATAATATGAAGAGGATGAAACTTAAGGCTTACAGAACGAAAAGGAAAATCATCTGCCTCGAGCATATGAACAATTTGCCCCATCTTTGGTCGCTTATTGGCATCCAAATCTATGCAACGCAGACAAACAAGTAAAGCACGCTTCAAAGACCTCGGAGAGGGTTGAATCTCAATTAAAGGATCAAGTAGTTCATCACCGCGACGACTTGCTACCATTCCTTTAAACCAATCAACCAAGTTCATCTGAAGCACATGAAACAAATAGAGGCATAAGACTTGTTACAATATCATGGAATACTGTAACAAAGAAATCATGGATTCACCTCTGCAGGTGGTCTAGAATAATCAATGGGGCTTCTTCCTGTAATTAGCTCCATGAGTAGAATCCCAAAACTATATACATCACTGCTCTCGTTAAGCATTCCCGTGCTTGCATACTCGGGCGAAACATATCTGCAGTAAAGTTGTTTGTGGGAAGGAATCATTTAGTTAAGAGATCATTACAAAATAACTAAGGTCTAAGAAAGAACTAACGAACTAACCCAAATGTCCCCATTACACGGGTTGTAACATAGCTTTTGCCAGAGCCTAAGAGCTTGGCAAGTCCAAAATCTGATACTCTTGCATTCCATTTTTTGTCCAAAAGAATATTGCTGGATTTTACGTCTCTGTGGACAACTTTGGGTTCTAAGCCTTCGTGCAAATAGGCTAGCCTGTTTCATAATGTAGAAAAGTTAACCGATACTCGAATGAAATTGTTACAAAAATTAGTCTATATATGAGTGGACAAGTATTGTGAACTCATAACATGGGTGATAAACATACCCTTTTGCAGTGCCAACTGCAATCTTCATTCTTATATCCCATGTCAAGGGGCTAATAGGTCCTACATCACCATGTAGCCACTGCTCTAAATTTCCATTGTCAACATATTCATAAACAAGCATCCTGTATCGTCAGCAAAATCGCTTTAGACAACATATGTAAGAATTGTCTTTATTTGAAAGACCTTAAATCAAAAGAAATACAATAATTTAAACATTATATTTACCTTTGAGCACCTTCTGCACAATATCCAACTAGCCCTACCAAATTCTTATGCCTCACTTTTCCAATGGCTTCAACCTCCACCTTAAACTCTTTCTCTGCTTGACCCCTTTGTTACAATTAGAACAATATGCACATAAATAAACTTTCAATATATTGTAGATCAAAAAGTTATTGACATTTCCAGGTAAAATAGAATAAGCGTTTAATATAATAAGTGTTTATGAATAAATTTTCCTAAGCTATTTTTATAATAAAGGCTAAActaaattgttttttttaatgttataagTTGTTTTTATAAATCATTAAAGAAATAGTTTATAAAAAATGACATAAATTGTTTTGATAAGATATCCCAAATTGTTTGGATATGATCCCCAAACAGTATTACCAAACTTATGTCCCAATCACAACACACTCATAGCATAGCAAATTTTATAAAATTGAGTCAGGTCTAATCAGATAGTACATGAGTTAGAGTTAGATCAAATTCTAATTCGAAACGAATTATCATGATTTTTTAGCTGAGCTAAATATACCATAGTCACCGACATCAATTTAGTGTGTGATAATAAAATTAGGCTAAAGTTTTCTAGGGAGTAAGACAATATTAATATACTACCATTAAAGGAAAAGTTTAGACATAAAAATAATGAATAAAATAAATATACTActaaatatatataataaaagTAAAAGTATATAAAGAGAGAGaaggaaaaataaataaaaaataaaaaaaataaaaaaaaataaaaaaagaagaagaacTATTCCTAACAACCTTATTATTATAGTAACTGTTTTCGCTAGTATTTAACAAGTAAAGAAATTATTAACTCCATAATTAACCGTTAAAAAAATTAACAGAGAATTAAAATTAAGTAGAAGAATGAAAATGGAAAATGTGATTTAGTACATACTTATTGTTAAGAAGATTCTTCACAGCAACCACAGAACCGTCTTGAAGAATTCCTCTGTATAcaattccataacctccttcTCCGATCACGTTCCCATCGGAAAATCTACCGGTCGCATTCTCCAATTCCTTCAAAGTGTACCACCGACCCCAACCTATGTTCTCCGGAGATGGAGACGGAGACTCCACCGACACACTACTACTCTCTTCGATCTCGCACTCCACTTGCTTCTGCATCTTCGGATCATCATCAATAACATTTCCGATCTTGATCACCTCCACGATCTCCTTAGAAACGAGCGGAATTGTGCCGGAGCTATGCTTCACTTTCACTTGCATTTGGCTCTTCTTTGAGCTTCGGTTCCGGCGAATGCAGAGAACGGTGATGAGAAGAATCGAGACTGCGATTGCGAGGAAAATGATGACTAAGACGTAGAATTTGAGACCGGCGATAGATGTTCGGTTAGTTAGCAACGGCAAGGAAGCGCCGGAAGTTGCCATTACAGTGGTAGCTCCGGTGATATGGAAGTGAAAATgtgagaaaattttcaaggaaataaagaagaaagaaaaggcaaaagagaaagagaaagagaaagagaaagagaaaggaaaagagaagagaagagaagggAGAATATTGAGAAAAGCGAAGTTTCAACTTTCACCAACGGATAATTCAAAAGCGAAAGGAAGCTATTACTATTACTATTACTAGAGTTGTTACATTTTGGGCTTAGATGAGACTATATTTACTTAACTGCCACTCGTATTAAATTTTGATTTTGAATCAGTGCCCAGAGAGTCGGGGAGCTGCGTGACGTGATTGCGGGGAGTGCAAATTAAATTTATGAAACATGATACGAACATGTGATATGACATGGATATTTTATGACTTTCACTAAGATACTTTTTCAAAGAGCAGTGATATATAAACACTGAAATTTTAATACCGTAACATATACACGGTATAAATATATGTTAATGTACATCTAGCAACAGTTTTATTGTAAGATTGGTGTTATTTGAACATCAACCTTAGAAAATTAAAATTGTAATTATCATCATATACTAGTGTCTTATCTCTCTCCTATTTTTTTTATCACATAGCACTAATTTCAAAAATACACTAATATGCATGCAACATTAGCTTGCTCAGGTTGAATTCACCACAAATCTACTTTCTTTTCATAGTAAACTCCACATCACTCTTCTCTTCCACATGGACGAAAGGTTCCTAAGAGTAGCAGTTTGTTGAAAAGACCAAAATTGTCCTCGAATGTATCAAATCAATAAAGAAATATTAATCTTTCTTTAGAGGAGGTTAAGTTTTGTGAATTCTTCTTACTTATTTCAACTCGAAATTGTGAAAGTGATGTCCAGAAAATAGAGTATGATTAGTTTCTTGATTAACAATCAAATTACAAAGTAAAAAAAAAAGAGGAGAGAAGAGAAAGACAATTCAAAGTGGTATAAAATTGGTTTTTTGATTTAATCACACATTAAGGAACAATGTTTACAATTGAATCTCAACTATATCATTTTCTCTCTCTAATTAGGATTATCAGGGATTGATTGAAGAAGTGATGATTGTATTGCAATCTATTTTTCCTTCAAATGATGAACGAAAAAGCTTTGTCATTTTCTCCATTGTGTTTTTCTTTATCTGTGATTGTGAACGTAAATCGTCAAGTATTTCTTGCAATGAATAAACATGAATAACTAAAAAGAGCTTTGCTTTAACataaaactaaaaataaaaacactcatgcatcatttgcatctttcaaaacataaaaatataaacataaaaacataaaaaaaactCATTCATCCACCCTTTTTTCTGATCAAAACCACTATCTGAAGCTGACTTCCGGTACGATACACGAGGACGCCAACAAGTTGTCATGGAACAACTTCAAGAAAACCAAGCTGCACTTCAAGAAGAAGTATCCCATGTACGGTCCCAGATGCGGAAATTGATGGAGACTATCCAAGCAGTCGTGAGAGGCCAAGAAACTATGGCAAAAATAGAAGAGGATATGAACCAACGTGCCAATGTTGTCAATCCTCCCACCCCTCCAGTAGTCAAGACACCAAGTCCACCTCTTCAAGTTGACCCTCCAGTTAACAtggtactcctagggagcccttttttgtgtgcatatgtgtttttatacaaatgatgtttgcaataaatagaatggagggatgagaaaagaattcattaattatatttttgtgtttgacaagaccttcggacttatgcctacgtaccgacataaaatgaaggatcaaaacctcgtagtttgtggtaacaattttaaagtgagtgtattacttttaacaaaagtttaagtttaacaaagtcaaaaaaggcctaaaaagatttaaatgagtattagttctttttgtcttttgaaattttaagtcaagtatggttaggttcatttacaagtttgattaagaaaagagtttaaaaatgcaatggcataaggccaaagtttctaatttgcaatatggtcaagGTTTAGaaagcacaagcaaagaagattttaaaaggagggagagattttgaaactaaagaagtgggaggagatcaagagactaatcctaagcaaaaatttaaaagttaagagttgaaaagatctgaccaatgggctgcaatccaatagacaagaatgtcatatagaaacccaaatttcccttgaactttagaatcaagcaatatcaatacacaaatatcAAGATGAAGAGTAAGACATAAAATAAAGATATTTACATCCAATCTTAGCAACTCCATTATCTTCTTCCAAATCCCCATGTATCATATGGCTTCAAAGatggcattagacacaggttcaaagtaacagcttcaaatatgatcatgttgcagatgaactcaaatggatctcccatattgtatcagatgaatgcTCACTTCACAAGCAATTGGTTTcatgaaaattggcattggccaagtcctttacataaggagtgttgcctaaattctaagtccaatagtctcagatcaaaccaacagtccacacaacatgttttttagggtttttgttcttattatgtacattaaggtcaaaagaccacacaaataaacaagtatatacaaacacaaaatAATCACAAAAGATGACCCAAGTGGGCAAggtaaaaatgacattaaaataaataatttgagtggtatgaataatggcaaatgaataaaagctcaaagtttaaagtgcataaaagtaaataacttgaaattgaatgttagttgttagttgattagaagttagtattgcttttgctttgttttattttttgtttaagtcattctttagagaacactcaacccacttgtcacaagcatggatccttgaaccaagacatcttccaaaggaagaaaaaaaaggccaagttttcacacaataccatgaaagaggggagactaacaatctcacttactagaatactatgcctttttgtatcacaaatttagcgctatattaagcaatcataattggacttatgtagaagtcacaactatttaaggtcgggcaatagaattttggtgttaatgcatgttagagacatagtataatggactatgctcatgaaacataccacatacaaaaagaatatgcaaagtggtggatctaatctcattcatactcatgttgattttgcaattaactagcattaggatatttgagatatcataggtccatgccataaacgaataaagaaggggaatgagatgaagaaggaggggaaatggaatcaacacaaattggtcaaaggaggacttttatcaaattaatatcattcattcattttgggagatgaaatgtacatttcatcaatcccctaagtccaatgatcttaactcaacaaagtcaaatcaaccttgatcaagacccaacaacacaagtcaaactcaacaagtcaattaaaatggctctacacaatttatttggcatttaatcaactacaaataattaaaatatgcattaGATTAAATTATGATTGGTAAATTTCCTAAAActtcatcaaaacaccaaagaaatggtcatgagatttatcataggtcaaacaaggtcaaaggatcttggagaaaaaatttcatcatttttggaaacttaaaactatttttaaacaattaaaaatattcacaaaatcaattaaatcatgaaaaatattaataatg containing:
- the LOC127085050 gene encoding probable receptor-like serine/threonine-protein kinase At4g34500, yielding MATSGASLPLLTNRTSIAGLKFYVLVIIFLAIAVSILLITVLCIRRNRSSKKSQMQVKVKHSSGTIPLVSKEIVEVIKIGNVIDDDPKMQKQVECEIEESSSVSVESPSPSPENIGWGRWYTLKELENATGRFSDGNVIGEGGYGIVYRGILQDGSVVAVKNLLNNKGQAEKEFKVEVEAIGKVRHKNLVGLVGYCAEGAQRMLVYEYVDNGNLEQWLHGDVGPISPLTWDIRMKIAVGTAKGLAYLHEGLEPKVVHRDVKSSNILLDKKWNARVSDFGLAKLLGSGKSYVTTRVMGTFGYVSPEYASTGMLNESSDVYSFGILLMELITGRSPIDYSRPPAEMNLVDWFKGMVASRRGDELLDPLIEIQPSPRSLKRALLVCLRCIDLDANKRPKMGQIVHMLEADDFPFRSDLRTREKDYVPSQADESKKVLYPTRHAEPVYKASWR